In a single window of the Anguilla rostrata isolate EN2019 chromosome 4, ASM1855537v3, whole genome shotgun sequence genome:
- the sugp1 gene encoding SURP and G-patch domain-containing protein 1 yields the protein MEGSDAGGRTAWKARPVQKNKMSVNILRQEELIAQKKREIEAKMAEQAKNSLQAPSKPLPPSCPSSQGPSSNKFSNDGSFLQQFLKMQKEKSSSDPGSNSESRGSAGTVPGPSSGAALPQKKSILIGKRPGLGISSMLSQFKNYSQAKKTPPRPPRPSIFLSPDDEDEETDDSHFLEVKVSPPEDPEVRIILDKMAVFVAEGGPELERKAMEDYKDNPVFSFLYDKNSRDYLYYRKKVAEIRKENPKLETPSRLTVSPPVDEETQRVAEKLARFVADGGPEVEAIAAQHNRDNPAFRFLYEPNSAAHRFYRNKVEEFRLGSQRQSPPPPAPRDPPAAGLKRPAAAAPAPPHQLSPSDRAAPPAQAGDAAPAVPAAAAAAKRKRKSRWGSEDDKVDLPIPPIIIPPEAEPEPDTPSLSVQELRGLGYKKGKPVGLVGVTELSEDQKKQLKEQQEMQEMFDMIMKHKRAMQEMQVMWEKAVRDHQHEYDSDEEVDQDGTWEHRLRQMEMEKTREWAEQLTEMGKGKHFIGDFLPPDELEKFMETFKALKEGRDPDYSEYKEFKLTVENIGFQMLMKMGWREGDGLGSDGQGIRNPVNRGTTAVDGAGFGVDRPAELSGNDDEYDAFRKRMMLAYRFRPNPLNNPRRPYY from the exons ATGGAGGGGAGTGATGCAG gtggACGAACAGCCTGGAAGGCCAGGCCAGTTCAGAAGAACAAGATGAGTGTAAATATTCTTCGGCAAGAAGAGCTGATTGCgcagaagaaaagagaaatcgAAGCAAAGATGGCTGAACAAGCAAAGAACAGTTTGCAGGCTCCCAGTAAGCCACTTCCCCCAAG CTGTCCAAGTTCGCAGGGTCCCTCTTCCAACAAATTTTCCAACGATGGCAGCTTCCTGCAGCAGTTTTTGAAGATGCAAAAGGAGAAATCGAGCTCAGACCCtg GGTCCAACAGCGAGTCCAGAGGTTCGGCTGGCACTGTCCCGGGACCGTCCTCGGGGGCCGCACTGCCCCAGAAGAAGAGCATCCTGATTGGGAAAAGGCCCGGATTGGGCATCAGCAGCATGCTCAGCCAGTTCAAGAACTACTCCCAGGCGAAGAAgactccgccccgccccccgcggcCCAGTATCTTCCTCTCACCCGACGACGAAGACGAGGAAACCGACGATTCGCATTTCCTGGAGGTGAAAG TTTCCCCCCCAGAGGACCCCGAGGTCCGCATCATCCTGGACAAGATGGCCGTGTTTGTGGCGGAAGGGGGGCCTGAGCTCGAGAGGAAGGCCATGGAGGACTACAAAGACAACCCCGTTTTCTC GTTCTTGTATGATAAAAATAGCCGGGACTATCTGTACTACAGAAAGAAAGTTGCCGAAATACGAAAAGAGAACCCCAAACTGGAGACGCCCTCACGCCTCACTG TCTCCCCCCCAGTGGACGAGGAGACGCAGCGAGTGGCCGAGAAGCTGGCCAGGTTTGTGGCGGATGGCGGGCCGGAGGTGGAGGCCATCGCCGCCCAGCACAACCGGGACAACCCAGCGTTCAG GTTTTTGTACGAGCCCAATAGCGCGGCTCACCGCTTCTACCGAAACAAGGTGGAGGAGTTCCGCCTGGGGTCGCAGAGAcagagccccccgcccccggcccccagAGACCCCCCCGCGGCGGGGCTGAAGAggccggccgccgccgcccccgcccccccgcaccaGCTCAGCCCCTCCGATCGGGCTGCCCCGCCCGCGCAGGCCGGCGACGCCGCGCCCGCCgtgcccgccgccgccgccgccgccaagaggaagaggaagagccgCTGGGGTTCCGAAGACGACAAAGTGGACCTCCCCATCCCGCCCATCATCATACCGCCGGAGGCCGAGCCGGAGCCggacaccccctccctctccg TTCAGGAGCTGAGGGGGCTGGGTTACAAGAAGGGCAAGCCCgtggggctggtgggggtgaCCGAGCTGTCGGAGGATCAGAAGAAACAGCTCAAAGAGCAGCAGGAG ATGCAGGAGATGTTCGACATGATCATGAAGCACAAGCGGGCCATGCAGGAGATGCAGGTGATGTGGGAGAAGGCGGTGCGGGACCACCAGCACGAGTACGACAGCGACGAGGAGGTGGACCAGGACGGCACCTGGGAGCACCGCCTGCGgcagatggagatggagaagaCCCGGG AGTGGGCGGAGCAGCTGACTGAGATGGGAAAGGGGAAGCACTTCATCGGGGACTTCCTGCCTCCTGACGAGCTGGAGAAGTTCATGGAGACCTTCAAGGCGctgaaa GAAGGCCGCGATCCGGACTACTCTGAGTATAAGGAGTTCAAGCTGACGGTGGAGAACATCGGCTTCCAGATGCTGATGAAGAtgggctggagggagggggatgggcTCGGCTCGGACGGACAGGGAATAAGGAACCCTGTCAACAG GGGCACCACTGCAGTGGACGGCGCAGGCTTTGGAGTAGACCGCCCCGCGGAGCTGAGCGGGAACGATGACGAGTACGATGCTTTCCGCAAGAGGATGATGCTGGCCTACCGCTTCAGACCAAACCCCCTG AACAATCCGAGGAGACCATACTATTGA